The genome window tgtgtgtgacatgCAGGGTgatctctgatctctgtgtgtgtgacatgCAGGGTGATCTCTTTCAGACCTGACACCCAGCACCGGGGGCTTGCTGCTCATTCCGAGAGTGATCTTCCAGAGCAAGAGGAGGAAATCCTGGGATCAGATGATGATGAGCAAGAGGATCCAAATGATTACTGCAAAGGTGAGCACTTGCCTGTTTCAGATGCATGATTTTCAATGCAATCAAGGAATCCCCTCCATTTCCCATAGAGAATGAAAATAGACTCCCTCTTACATTAAGAGTACTTTGCATGATGATAATAACATTTTTCAAGCCAACATGAAATGGAGAAGGTGGTCTCCAAGTTTCCCTCTGCTTTCAGTTAAGATTTGAGTTGCAGAACTGTTTTTAATGCATAAATTTAAAGCTGTTAACTTTTCTTCTGTAACATAGGGCTTTCAATATTGATAAAAGAAAGTAGgcatttacttctttttttaatttcattgcaAAAGGGACACTTTCAAAACCTTTTAATattcttcagttttcttttgaagatCAGATCATTATCTTGATATCCATTCTTCAGAAAAATTTGTTTTTGAAATAGCTTTCCCCTGTTTCTCTGAGCAGAAACAAAATATAGAGCAAATGAAAGCACCAAATCACAATTTGTTctctttgttctgttttctgcCAGTTCCATCTTTGGCTTTTCATATTTTTGCTTCTGTGTTGGAATCCCCCTGCATCGTCAGTAGCTTCAGAGATACGAAGGGTGCAGAGGAGTCTTTCCTGTTTTCAGTGGCAGAGTGCCTTCCAGTCAGGAAAATTGCAGGGAGAACTGTTGGGATCTTGGTTGCAGCGCCTCTTTCACGTTCTAGGGTCAGAGCATACAAAAGCAATGCTGATATTTAGCTGGAAGATTCTGTTACCACCACAACCTGTGTTTTCCAAAGGTAGTCAGCCTAGCAGACTTCAGGTGTTTTCACTGGGGAAATATTTTGTGGTGCTGCAGTGATTGTGATGCTTGTTCCCCACTCCCGTTCTCTGGTTCTTGTGTTTTTCCAGGGGGTTACCACCTTGTGAAAATAGGAGATCTCTTCAATGGACGTTACCATGTGATTCGGAAGCTCGGATGGGGTCATTTCTCCACCGTGTGGCTGGCTTGGGACATTCAGTAAGTGCTCCTGTTCCAGCTGGTGTTCCTGCCAGGCATGCACAAACATGAGCAGAAAACATCCTTTTACTTTTAGATAAAAACACAAAGCATTAGCTGTCCACATCTTAGAACAGGAGTCTCTTTTGTTATTGTGCACGCAAGTGTGTGGGAGGGACTCAACAGGACAAAGTATATCTGTGGGAAGAGTTGTGTTCAGTCTCTGACCTATTATTTGATATTTTGAGAAATTACTAACATGAATCTTTTGCTAAAAAAAGACTCAAAGGCAGTCTTTGAGTGTTTAAACCTTATTTTTCCACGATGCGTGAAATAAACTCTGGCGTGCAAAAGAATTGGGAGATTCCTGGAGAATAAGTTCTTTCTGTAAGCATTAACAGCTCCCAATTTACTTACCATGTGTGCACAGAGGGAGGAGATTTGTGGCAATGAAGGTGGTGAAGAGTGCCGAGCACTACACAGAAACAGCACTGGATGAAATCAAATTGCTGAAATCGGTGAGTGCCTGAGTTGGgctcaattttattttactcttttttttttccattttggggAGTTTACATCTGTCACGTGCTTGATACTTCCAGATCATCAAGAATTTGTGTAGAAACCAAATAGTGCAGTGGATCTGACATCAAAATAACTTCTTTCTCTGCAGGTCCGTAACAGTGATCCAGATGATCCAAGCAAAGAGAGAGTTGTTCAGTTATTAGATGACTTCAAGATTTCAGGAGTGAATGGTTCCCGTATCCTTTTGTGGAATAAAAGCCAAGAATTGAAAAGATGGGAGTTTCTTGGGCAGCTGCCCTGCTTTGGCAAGCAATGCCCAGGcatccctttccctgcccaAGGAAACCTGCTGTAGGAGGATCTGCCTCCAAACTGCCTGCTGAGCTGAGATCCAGAGTGATGATTCAGTCTGGTGTCATTTGTGTCAGCACTGCTTGGTTGTGCTTTTAATGTTCTGCCACCAATTTGTGAATCAGGACCGAGTGGCTGGGTCAGAGGTACCTTCGAGGTAGGAGAGCCCATCTACCTCAACCCCTCCATTTTGCAAGCAGCCTGTTCAGAACCTGTTGTTTCAGTACAGCTGCACAGCATGTTAAAACCAGTAGCTGAAAATAGCAAATGAGCCATCTATAACTTGAAAATAAGCTTGGTTATCTAGTTATGGAAACATCTTGCTTTGTAATTTATCAGCATTGTTAGGATGTTTGCAGTGTGTTGCTTTGACAGTGGCCTGTAGTTGTGGGAGCAGCCTTCTCATAGGCAGTGATTTGTAGCAAGTGGTAATAATGGATCCTCAAAATTTGAAAGTGGGActtttgtgctttgttttcacTTCAAGATaagttaaattttatttctgtgagaaTTGCTGGGCTGCTTGAGAGAATTGAGCTGTAGATTATAAAAAAGTAGACCCATAATGCATTTTCTCtagcttttttttctgagtaacTGTTGATTTGAGCTTATATTTCTTCCATTCTTGTGAAATGTGTACTTTCTGCCAGTGTAGATGAAAAGAAGCCTAATAAACTCATAGAAGTTTGGTTTCTAAAACAGGGGCACTGTACTGAATATGTCACTGGAGTGACTGTAGCTGTTGAGATCTTAGAGCTAAAAAGCAGATCATATAAATATAGTTGAAATCCAGGCTTGTCAAAAGTTTATTTTGCTGGTAAAGAGGCAAAGGAGGGCAGAGAAAGTGACTTTATTGCTCTGAAGATTACttaagaaatgaaaattttattatCTTTACAGGTAATGCTGGTACAGAGAGATCTGGCATCAAGTTTTGCCTGGGGCAGAAGCGTAGGCTGTTCCAAAACTTACAGTGAATACTGATGTACATTTGTGCAACTGCCTCCCACTCAAAGCAGGAGGTTGCTACTGCTGCAGTGGGACCTTTGtgcagctccatccctctgtattttattttattttaggtaATGGCACTGTTGTGTAGGATAAAATGATGCTGTTGAGGAAGGCAGCTTTTCCAAGCTGTATCAGAAAGATAAGGATTCTCTAACATGAAGTGCCCAactggtttggatttttttgatcCTCAGTCCTGAGAATTTGGGGCTGCTTGGGTCTGGATGTCCAGGTTTTTCCTTGATTCAGTTTCAGATATCTGTATGGTGTTTGAAGTTCTAGGGCATCATCTCCTGAAGTGGATAATCAAGTCAAATTATCAGGGTCTTCCACTCCCTTGTGTCAAAAAAATCATCAAACAGGTAAGTTCCAGTTCTGACTGCACTCTTCCTCTTGACCCAGTTAAAAATCTTTCACTGATCTTTCTCAGATCCaaggaaacaaaagtgaaaaatctGTGGTATGTCCTTCATGCAACAAAATATTCTTGGGTCAGTGCTTCTTTTCTCTACTGCAAGCCTCCTCTGCTGCAGGTAGTTGTTTTCTGACACTTAAACTGTgatgatttttgcttttaaccTCTTCTTacctcagtcattcctcataagtgaagcatttttttaaagctgtcaCAGTAAGCACAGTGCTCTATGAtgggaagagcaggagaaaCTGGTTCTCCTTACAGGGTGGTAGCCTAAGAAGAAACACCTTTCTGCATGGGAGgtgcaggggaggaggaaagtGTGATTTTAGTGTAGAGTATTAAAATTGGGTTTTCACCTGTGGTTAGTTATGAGGGTAAATagagtatttttaaatggtAGCTAAAATCTGTATGCAAATCTGTTATTGTGGAACTGGCCCATAACCAGTAATTACACCAGCTCTGACCTGGAGTATTCTCAAACACACAAACCCTTTCAGCTTCATTTGCCATCCTAGGCACTTGTGCATTTTCACTTTGCTCTCAATTAGATTGTATAATGGCTGACTTCCTTCTCCCTTGCCTGCAGGTTCTTCAGGGTCTGGATTACTTGCATACAAAATGTAGAATCATCCACACAGATATaaagcctgagaacatcctgctgtGTGTGAATGACCAGTACATTCgcaggctggctgcagaggcaaCAGAGTGGCAGAGATCTGGGGCTCCCccaccttctggctctgcaggtgattttttttttccctttttttttccctgaaaattgATGCTGTTTCTCCCACATACCCCCAAATCATCACTAAGGTAAACTTCCTGAGTACAGTGGAACAATAATGCAAGTAACCTTTGAAAACCTGAGTGTAAATTGGGAAAATAGTCATACTTTGTAACTCAGATGATGGGGAAGGCAGTTTGTGTCAGAAAACAAGAGGGAGGACAAATGCACACTGGAGCCTGCTTTTAACAACAGCTAATCTGGCACTGGTGAAGTCAGTCTTCTATAGCACAATGTTGATGCACTCAATACGGAACTGGTGTAAAAATGTGGCAGAATTCTCACATTTCCTTCAAAAGTTTATTACCTTGCATTGCATGATGCTGGAAATGCATTTGATGAGAGTTTCAATAAGATGAGTTACCTGTTGTCAGTTTGCAGAAACCTGGAAAACTCTAACAAAACCAGCTTCCTTGACATGCAAACATCCTTAAAGATCTGAGGGCAAATTCTCTTGCGTTCCTCCTCAAAATATAAATCTGTAGTTGTGTGTACTTTTCAAAAACCACTGCAGTGTGTATTGGAAGGCTCTGTCAGTCATAGTCTTACAACACCAACACTGAGCTGAACTGATCACAGCATAGCTTAGCTTAGGGAAGCTCCCTGAAGTTTGGTATTTTAATGCTTtgatttgcattttcatttggGTAGGATGCATAATACATGCAGTAAATGAAGCTACGTGGCAGGAAGTCTTTGATATCAGTCAAGCAAGTCTCCTGTCTGAAACTTGAATTATGCATTTGCTCATTTGatggttttatcttttttttttttgttgtgtttttgtaGAGAAATGAGCCTTCAAAATCACATTTGCtgatattattaaaatgttgttATCACATCACTTAGGAAAAATGCACCTTAACATCAGAATGCAGGTGCAGTTGTTGAGTATAGCCATACTGATTTACTgatcttcctttccctttcagTGAGCACTGCACCACAGCCAAAACCAGTAAGTGTAACAGCTTTCACCTGTAAGTATGCATCTACTGATAGCATCTCCTGCATTGTTTCATAATCCAGTCTGCATTAAGAGAGAGCAGTCTCATATCAGAAGGAAGAAGTGTGATTTGTGTTTGGCATAGGCATCAGGTTCAATGTTGTCTTGGACTTGTAAATGGTATTAGCTCATTTATCACCAGAACAAGGAGTTCTTGTGGCGACCTCAAGGTCTGTTGGGAATGTGAGTGTTCTGTGGAGTCTGAGATCTCTCTCACTTGGAGAATAATGTAGGTTTTTGAGGTCAGGGCAAAAGTGTACTGACTAGGGCCATAGACAAGTGGTTCAAAACCCAGAATAGCTGCTTTTTatctgggagaggagctgtcTCCATCATTTTCATCACAGACTGTTTCCTCAGCTCTAAGGTAAATTAAACCTTGGTGCATTTTAAATTGATTGAAGTATAAAATGTTAAGTCAAATTTCTCTGCTTGCTTCTGCGTAGGCTGACAAAATGTcaaagaataagaaaaagaagttgaaaaagaagcagaaaagacaGGCTGAGTTGTTGGAGAAGCGAATGCAGGAGATAGAGGAAATGGAGAAGGAAGCAAACCCTGAGCAGACACagcctgaggaggaggaagaagctCAGACCCCTTTGGAAATGCTCATAAAAGTCAGTCCATCAGAGGAAAATACCAGCAAAAAGCCAGGTGTGGACCTAAAGCATTGCCAACGTGGCATGGACAATGTTGTTTCATGAGTGTGAGAAGGGTGTACCTTTAGCAGAGGTGGCTGCTGTCATTTCACCTGTTTGCATTGCTTTCTGTCCTTGTGATGGGGCTGGGAAATCTCCTGTTACAATCTGAGGGAATGGCTGTGTTCAGTTACATTTACAGTACTCCCTACCCCTCAGGCTGCCCTTGAACATCTCTCAGCTATTTATTCAGACACATTCTACATTCTCATTTTCCCCTCTTGCAGCACAAGCCCTTGGACAGGAGGGATCTAATCTCATGGAAAGCAGCGTGGAAAAGCGTGCAGGAGAAATCAACTGCAACGGAGTGATCCCGATGACAGACTTGACAGACTCTGGGAACGAGGGGTCTGTGCGACTCGAGGACGACCTCCACAACGCCAATGACTGTGGCAACCACCCTCACACACAGAAGACTGAGAACTTGCACGGCTGTAATTACAGTCAGCACAACAGTGACTCAGAGATCAGGCCCCAGGAAGCAATGTTGGACTTGTTTGTGCCCTTGGTCCCAGAGGATTCCATGGTGTGCCAGCCCATACCCAACCAAGAGCAGGCGTTCAGCGAGCAGGAGATCAACAATTTTCAGGAAAGCATCAGGACAGAGACCCCTTCAGAGGATGAGAATGAGAATAACAGCCCGACAGACAACAAAGGTATAAGAGGAACCTTGTAAGAAAGGGCTCCTTGATGTGGGAGATTTCTTTACAATGAGCATTTTGTAGGCTGAAGTGATCAGAACCACCTGTTTGAGAGTTTTCCTGCCAGGAGTAATTAACCTGATTATCATACTCCAAGATGTTTGCTGTTTGTAGGTGCTGGTTGTAGTTGTGCCTCAGTTTTGACTTTTGAGTGCATAAACATtcctactttttaaaaacacctATGTCTTTGGTTTTCAGTGGAGGAACATTTCCTCCTTAGAATCATGTGCTGCTAATGAAAATCACATTAGCAGATTGTCACTTGCTATTAAATTAAGGAGTAGGTATGTTCAGTGTGTTCTGACAGTTTGGTTCTTAATATGGAGCAAAGGTAACTTCTCTCTATTATTCAAGATGGGTAAATGTTTTCCCAGAAAATGCAGCCTGAAACAAAGCTTATACAGGGTAGGGAAAGAAACCAAATTTCtttaatgcttttttaatttaaatatgatTTTCTTCAGAGTGGAAAAATTGTGTCTTCAAACACATTCCAGGTGTGTATGTGTTAAAAAGATGAATTGGTAAAACTGTCCATTTTTGCATCTTTGTGTCCTTGCCAGGTGATATATATCTGCTTGGAGGAGGAGGGTAAAACTACCATTTGtacttactaaaaaaaaaaaagtattctagCATTTTCTTGCCCAGCGTACCACTAGGGGAGTTACATGGATGAAAAGCAACAAGAGAAGTTTAAATTTTGAAACTTGAACTGCACTTTGCTGAATGCCTCTGCTGGATTACTGACATCTTTTGCTTCTCCCAAGCAAAAGACCTCTCCCAAATTTACAGCTTCAAACTCTCCCAAATTTTTGGTTCAGAGGTACAGCTGGGTGTCATTTAGTGACTTAATACTTTTGCTCTCCATCGTGTCATTCAATTTTCCCAGTATATCCTTTAGCTCTTGTAATTGTGTTGCAGCAGTGAGTGAGGGACATTTCACAAAGATGCTGTAACATGGGGACCCTTCCTTCAAAGATTTAGGAAGGTTTAAGGGGGTTgtaaggtttgttttgtttctggcAATGCCCTTATTTCAacagggtttggttttggttttttttttcttttttaatacagACAGGCTGTGCAAAAAATGCTGGGAAATAGTCACTGTTGCATATGCTCATTTATCCTTCTGCTTAATGACACCAGTTGGGTCTTAATGATGCTGTTGATAGTGCAGAGTGATGCTCATTTTTATACCCAAGCATCAGGGAGGGAACAGTTCTGATCCATCAGAAAAACTTCCTGGCTGGGGAGAGGTTGATAGGATTTGGGTGACAGATGGTGACACTGCCTATGTAGCTTTAATCAGCTGTTGTACACATTGCCTCTAGGAAAATCAGCTGCTGGGAATTTCCTTCTTAATCCTCTTGAGCCCAAGAATGCAGATAAGCTCAAAGTGAAGATAGCTGACCTAGGAAACGCCTGCTGGGTGGTAAGTTTGGTCTTTTCACATTGACTTTTTAAAGCTGCAGATTCAGTCAGTTTGCCAAGATGGAAAATAATCTGTAAAACACATCCTTAAACCTGGCTGTGAAAGCAGTGACAGTTTGAAACTATGCCAGAAAAAAGAGGGGAAGCAGAGACCCAAGTGGTTCTCTAAACACAAGATTTCAGTCCATGCTTTGGGTGCCTCATTGCCATTTGATTACTTCTTACAGGGCTGTGAGCCATGTCACACACAGAGTGTAGAAATCTGCTGTGTGAAACTGCTGAAGGAGTTTCTCAGTCTCCAGGAGAGCCTACGAAGTAGCAAACAATTGCTCTGACATGCTGGTTCTGTAGCTTGTCAGACCATTGCAGTGCCTTCCCAAGCACATGAAAGAGACTCGCACCATAAAAATCCCTAGTTTTATTCTTTGATGGTTGTGCTGTGCTTCTTTGAAATGTTTGACATTTCAAATAGAAGATATATCTCTTTTTACTTGGCTTCTAAAATAGCAAATCACTTCAGATCTGTTGGGAGAGATGAGTCTCAAGTGACAATTGCAGTCAGGCTTGCAGTGCCTGGCAAGGTGATTTCTCACATTGGTGTTGCTTATCTGCTTTAAGGTAGCAGGACCATGGCCTGTCTGCCAGGACTGGGTAGGAGATGCTGCAGAGTCTTCATTTATTCTGGTTTTGTGGCTTGCTTGCCTCTGAATTGCTGGACTGTTTCACTTGAGGAGGAATATCTCATTTACAGCATTTAAACAGCACTTACAGGAATATAAGGAAATAGTTAATGAGGATGTAAAATGCAGCTGAAATGTAATGGTAATGAGCTTTCATCTACTCCAGCCTTCCAGGTTGTTGATTTCCCTCTTCTAAGCAGTCTTGAGCTGTTTAGTAAAACATTTCTTCTCTTTAGCACAAGCATTTCACTGAAGACATCCAGACAAGGCAGTACCGCTCCCTGGAGGTGTTGATAGGGTCAGGGTACAACACCCCTGCTGACATCTGGAGCACAGCCTGCATGGTGAGTTCTGccagctggggacattcctcctcTGTGCTCTGTCTCTGAGCTGCTGAGGGACTGGCAAAAATCCCTTACAAGTGTTCAGTCAACTTCCAGACTTGCTGAATAATAGGTTTCCACACCGGAGTTGTGTTgtaaatttatctttttttctccacatgtggcttttcttttgaaGGTTTTGTTGTCCAGCATCAGCAGATTTGAAATATGATTTTACTTTGCCATtgtgttttctggaaaaaacaGGACAACCAGGCAATTCTGAACACAATgtctttttatattaaaaaaaaaaaaagcctttctgcTGCACTGTTTCACAAGTGCCTTCAGtataatttctaattttaataATCCTCTACAGGTTTGGAATTGATGTTTAGTCTGAGTAATGCTGAGATGAGGCCGAAGCTGTTCCTTTTACAGCTGGCAAATGTAGAATAtgacaatgaaaaaaatcagtcaaGCCAGTTACTGCATGTGCCTCTTCAGTGTCTTCAACAAATCAAAGCTTGGGTTTTATAATTTAAGCTTGGAAAATTTGACATTTTTGCTGTCTTGGAAAACAAGCTGGGATTCTGATGAATGTggtaaaagaaaatgcagaaggGTCATGTTTTCTCTGCAGAGCATGTGGCCTGAATTACACAGTGTGCCTGATTCCATTGTTTGGCACCAGCAGTTCTTAAAAAAACTGAGAATAAAGAAGGTCAGGGGCAGTGTTCTGAGTACAAGTGAATGTGTTACAGAATTTAGGAGTGGTGAGGTGAAATGAGTGCAGAcgtttttctcatttaaaacgTGTTTTCATCTCTACAGACAGATGTTCAGAGATTAACTGTTTGAAAAGCATGGGAAAGCTAGGGAGAGGGaataatcccaaaaaaacccaagcaaaacaaagcaaactaAAAATAACCAACCCCAGAAACTATAGTTTGGACGTGGTGTTAATTTTTGCAGAActctgaggaggaagaagaaaggctAAGCATGTGAAATACCTTAACTTTGTGGTTAACTGGTGGCCAGAATTCATCCCAGGTGTGCCTGTGATGCTTTTAATGCAGTTTTTAAAGCAAAGTCCCTGCTCATTCGAGGCTGTAATGGAGTATTTGGGATTATAGCTGGTTACTGCAGTTttgcactttttctttcccactgcTTTGCTTCTGGCTCACAGAGATTTGCAGAGTCAACCTGCAGCACATCTTACAGTGTTTTGAAGTGATTTAATGTGCTCGTTTCTGTTTGTTTAGGCCTTTGAGTTGGCAACAGGGGACTATCTGTTCGAGCCTCACTCTGGGGAAGATTACTCACGAGATGAAGGTTTGTTTGtctcagtttttcctttttaaagtgGGACTTGAAATCCAATGGTTGCCTCTTCAAAACGAGCCTCATCTTACAAATCAGCAATGCAAAAGCTCCTTGCAAAAAGATTATTTACCCAGATCAGCAGCCACTGTGCTCAAGCCTCTTCAGTAAAACACTGTGCAATGAAGTCCGTGCTCCTGTTCTGGTGTTTTGCATTCCTCTTGCTGCTGGATTCTCTACCTTGTGTCTTAAACTGACTGTGCCTCAAATTGCCCTATTTGTTTTCCCCTTGCTCCTtgtctttgttgttgtttggtgtAACCTGGTTTCAGGTGGGTCTCCAAAGTAAGTTTTAAGGGACTGTGTCTTTATCCTTATATCCCAGAGCATGAAACTAGCATAGAGAGGTTTTGTGTGGATGAATCTCATtgtctttttgggtttttttttatttttcatatgcaGATCATATTGCATTGATCATAGAACTTCTGGGGAAAATACCTCGCAAGCTCATTTTGGCAGGAAAATATTCCAAGGAGTTTTTCACCAAAAAAggtaaaaggaaacaaagcaaataCCACTTTATCCCCTCAGCCCTTGCCCACATACACAGGAGTGTCTTGCTGGAAATGCCTGTTAGAAATAGATGCCAGCAAAGATGGCATCTTTAAGTCTTTCCTTTGTTTCATGAAATGCTTTATCAGTAAAACTATAGCTAAATGTAAGGCACTCTTGTCTTACTCCTAAAAGCATCCTACAGCATCTTGGTGTAGATCAAATGCAGCAGGTAGAAAAACAGCACAGTAGATGTTTTGTCAAATTTGATGTGGTTTTATTTAGCTGATCTCTGTCAGCTAGAGGTGGGAAGTCAGTTTTGAAGGCTTTTCTAGACAGCTTGACTCCATTTCTGGCATGCCTGGCATCATGAACCATGTTGCTCAGAGCACAGGACATTATCATAAAGTCCTGAGTACCCCAGAAATGTATTTAGTCAAAAAAAACAGGTTTTGACCTAGTTTAATAATTCTTTTTGTAAAAGCAAGCCCTTCTTTATTAGTAGTATATTGCTTTCTCAAACAGTGTTCCATGCATTGCATGTATCCCAGAGTCAGTGGCACAGTTTATCTGTCATGTCAAGCAGCATAATTGGTGATTGAATGAAGTTAGTATTTGCTGATAGGGGATCTGAAATAGCAGGAGGTGAAAAAAGACCCCTTTGAGGAAGTACATTTCTACAAGAGGCTTCTAAAGCAGATAGGAAAGGGTGTTTGATATAATTGACTTCTCTCTTCAGCATGCCCCTAGCAGTTTGTGTTCCCTTAGAACAGTCCCTGAGTTCACTCTGTCATGTTTAGCTGTTTAGCCAATTTTACTgagctgctctgttcctgtATCTTGCACTTAAACCATTTGTCTTGGGTTTTCAGGTGATCTGAAGCACATCACCAAACTGAAGCCCTGGGGCCTTTTTGAAGTGTTGGTGGAAAAATACGAGTGGGCCCAAGATGAGGCAGCTGCATTCACAGACTTCTTACTCCCTATGCTGGAGCTGATCCCAGAGAAACGAGCTACAGCAGCAGAATGTCTCAGGCACCCCTGGCTTAACTCCTAGAAGCTTCCAAGCAATGCCACAACGTTACACTCTGGTTTACAGCATAGCCTACACACCCAGCTGCCCTTTCCCAGATCCATTTTT of Anomalospiza imberbis isolate Cuckoo-Finch-1a 21T00152 chromosome 26, ASM3175350v1, whole genome shotgun sequence contains these proteins:
- the SRPK1 gene encoding SRSF protein kinase 1 isoform X2 encodes the protein MAFSKTIGLSSGVSLSMGGRASCRPDTQHRGLAAHSESDLPEQEEEILGSDDDEQEDPNDYCKGGYHLVKIGDLFNGRYHVIRKLGWGHFSTVWLAWDIQGRRFVAMKVVKSAEHYTETALDEIKLLKSVRNSDPDDPSKERVVQLLDDFKISGVNGSHICMVFEVLGHHLLKWIIKSNYQGLPLPCVKKIIKQVLQGLDYLHTKCRIIHTDIKPENILLCVNDQYIRRLAAEATEWQRSGAPPPSGSAVSTAPQPKPADKMSKNKKKKLKKKQKRQAELLEKRMQEIEEMEKEANPEQTQPEEEEEAQTPLEMLIKVSPSEENTSKKPAQALGQEGSNLMESSVEKRAGEINCNGVIPMTDLTDSGNEGSVRLEDDLHNANDCGNHPHTQKTENLHGCNYSQHNSDSEIRPQEAMLDLFVPLVPEDSMVCQPIPNQEQAFSEQEINNFQESIRTETPSEDENENNSPTDNKGKSAAGNFLLNPLEPKNADKLKVKIADLGNACWVHKHFTEDIQTRQYRSLEVLIGSGYNTPADIWSTACMAFELATGDYLFEPHSGEDYSRDEDHIALIIELLGKIPRKLILAGKYSKEFFTKKGDLKHITKLKPWGLFEVLVEKYEWAQDEAAAFTDFLLPMLELIPEKRATAAECLRHPWLNS
- the SRPK1 gene encoding SRSF protein kinase 1 isoform X1 codes for the protein MERKVLALQARKKRTKAKKDKAQRKPDTQHRGLAAHSESDLPEQEEEILGSDDDEQEDPNDYCKGGYHLVKIGDLFNGRYHVIRKLGWGHFSTVWLAWDIQGRRFVAMKVVKSAEHYTETALDEIKLLKSVRNSDPDDPSKERVVQLLDDFKISGVNGSHICMVFEVLGHHLLKWIIKSNYQGLPLPCVKKIIKQVLQGLDYLHTKCRIIHTDIKPENILLCVNDQYIRRLAAEATEWQRSGAPPPSGSAVSTAPQPKPADKMSKNKKKKLKKKQKRQAELLEKRMQEIEEMEKEANPEQTQPEEEEEAQTPLEMLIKVSPSEENTSKKPAQALGQEGSNLMESSVEKRAGEINCNGVIPMTDLTDSGNEGSVRLEDDLHNANDCGNHPHTQKTENLHGCNYSQHNSDSEIRPQEAMLDLFVPLVPEDSMVCQPIPNQEQAFSEQEINNFQESIRTETPSEDENENNSPTDNKGKSAAGNFLLNPLEPKNADKLKVKIADLGNACWVHKHFTEDIQTRQYRSLEVLIGSGYNTPADIWSTACMAFELATGDYLFEPHSGEDYSRDEDHIALIIELLGKIPRKLILAGKYSKEFFTKKGDLKHITKLKPWGLFEVLVEKYEWAQDEAAAFTDFLLPMLELIPEKRATAAECLRHPWLNS